A genome region from Carya illinoinensis cultivar Pawnee chromosome 2, C.illinoinensisPawnee_v1, whole genome shotgun sequence includes the following:
- the LOC122301499 gene encoding serine/threonine-protein kinase ppk15-like isoform X3, whose protein sequence is MQNDPFCCDEKDDCDFMTPYFEGLDFFECPSEDKFVMTSENKKKQENPLEEKCLFYIDSLNDENVVQVDNDNFDRNNDSEGGIHGKSKGVSSHGCTAAFCKCCMGAGGFNDNEGYLSTKKNDWSDYALKVMSDISSDCETSAQDKIKKTSYSAKQGSSNDLVEGFKSSPDLNMEVYEKDFIPNGIDSYEVGDGGKSNAESHKPAASTEEDFIDELLMYATHEDEYEVFDLRIIHRKNRTGFEENKDLPIVLNTVVAGRYYVSEYLGSAAFSNVVQAHDLHTGMDVCLKIIKNNKDFFDQSLDEIKLLKLVNKHDPADERHILRLYDFFYHREHLIIVCELLRTNLYEFQKFIQESGGEAYFTLSRLQVITRQCLEALEYLHHLGIIHCDLKPENILIKSYKRCEVKVIDLGSSCFETDNLCLYVQSRSYRAPEVILGLPYDQRIDIWSLGCILAELCSGEVLFPNDSIVMILARMIGMLGSIDQEMLVQGQETHKYFTEEYDLYCINEETDQLEYIIPESSSLEHRLQVNDIGFIDFVKSLLEINPQRRPTAVEALEHPWLSHIY, encoded by the exons ATGCAGAATGACCCATTCTGTTGTGATGAGAAAGATGACTGTGACTTCATGACACCCTACTTTGAAGGACTGGACTTCTTTGAATGTCCAAGTGAGGATAAGTTTGTCATGACATCGGAGAATAAGAAGAAACAAGAGAACCCACTGGAAGAGAAATGTCTTTTTTACATTGATTCCTTGAATGACGAAAATGTGGTTCAGGTGGATAATGATAATTTTGATAGAAATAATGACTCTGAAGGAGGCATTCATGGAAAGTCCAAAGGTGTTTCTTCTCATGGTTGTACAGCAGCCTTTTGCAAATGTTGTATGGGAGCTGGAGGTTTTAATGATAATGAAGGCTACCTGAgcactaaaaaaaatgattggagTGATTATGCGTTAAAAGTCATGAGTGACATTTCCTCCGATTGTGAAACTTCTGCACAAGATAAAATAAAGAAGACTAGCTACTCTGCTAAACAGGGTTCCTCAAATGACTTGGTTGAAGGATTTAAGAGTTCCCCTGACTTAAATATGGAGGTTTATGAGAAAGATTTCATACCCAATGGAATTGACAGCTATGAAGTTGGAGATGGTggaaagtcaaatgcagaatccCACAAGCCTGCTGCTTCTACAGAGGAGGACTTTATTGATGAGCTTTTAATGTATGCTACTCATGAGGATGAATATGAAGTATTTGACCTAAGAATCATACACAGAAAAAACAG GACTGGGTTCGAAGAGAACAAGGATCTGCCGATAGTGCTGAATACTGTCGTTGCAGGCAGATATTATGTATCAGAGTATCTGGGTTCGGCTGCTTTCAGTAATGTTGTTCAGGCCCATGATCTTCACACAGGAATGGATGTTTGCCTgaagatcataaaaaataacaaagattTCTTCGATCAGAGTTTGGATGAAATCAAACTTTTAAAGCTGGTCAACAAGCATGACCCTGCTGATGAACGGCACATTTTGCGTCTTTATGACTTCTTTTATCATCGG GAGCATCTCATCATTGTTTGTGAACTCCTCCGGACAAACTTATATGAATTTCAGAAATTCATTCAAGAATCTGGTGGAGAAGCTTACTTTACGTTGAGCAGACTGCAG GTCATAACTCGTCAATGTTTGGAGGCGTTGGAATACTTGCATCACTTGGGAATTATTCACTGTGATCTAAAGCCAGAGAATATTCTTATCAAAAGTTACAAAAGATGTGAGGTTAAGGTTATTGATCTTGGAAGCAGTTGCTTTGAGACGGACAACTTGTGCCTATATGTACAATCACGTTCCTATCGAGCTCCTGAAGTAATCCTAGGCCTTCCATATGACCAAAGGATTGACATCTGGTCTCTTGGCTGTATCTTGGCTGAGTTATGCTCTGGTGAA GTGCTGTTTCCAAATGATTCGATTGTAATGATCCTGGCACGCATGATTGGGATGCTGGGctccattgatcaagagatgtTAGTGCAGGGTCAGGAGACACATAAGTATTTCACGGAAGAATATGATCTCTATTGTATAAACGAG GAGACGGACCAACTGGAATACATAATCCCCGAGTCATCCTCATTGGAGCATCGTCTGCAGGTTAATGATATTGGCTTTATCGACTTTGTGAAAAGCTTGCTCGAAATCAATCCACAGAGGCGTCCGACAGCAGTCGAGGCACTAGAGCACCCATGGCTCTCCCACATCTACTAG
- the LOC122301499 gene encoding uncharacterized protein LOC122301499 isoform X2 has product MAVSDVDAVMDFLRKNGFSYAESSLKEEMIEKDELGSFDFEKFFFPMVPPPPPVKIPSTLRRSEVQGGGESSRSNSTFEDDEFVSFGSSSSDVCSSELINPYEIRSKSQDNSEASSENLSQFGTARDYHDFDMQNDPFCCDEKDDCDFMTPYFEGLDFFECPSEDKFVMTSENKKKQENPLEEKCLFYIDSLNDENVVQVDNDNFDRNNDSEGGIHGKSKGVSSHGCTAAFCKCCMGAGGFNDNEGYLSTKKNDWSDYALKVMSDISSDCETSAQDKIKKTSYSAKQGSSNDLVEGFKSSPDLNMEVYEKDFIPNGIDSYEVGDGGKSNAESHKPAASTEEDFIDELLMYATHEDEYEVFDLRIIHRKNRTGFEENKDLPIVLNTVVAGRYYVSEYLGSAAFSNVVQAHDLHTGMDVCLKIIKNNKDFFDQSLDEIKLLKLVNKHDPADERHILRLYDFFYHREHLIIVCELLRTNLYEFQKFIQESGGEAYFTLSRLQVLFPNDSIVMILARMIGMLGSIDQEMLVQGQETHKYFTEEYDLYCINEETDQLEYIIPESSSLEHRLQVNDIGFIDFVKSLLEINPQRRPTAVEALEHPWLSHIY; this is encoded by the exons ATGGCGGTCTCAGACGTCGATGCAGTAATGGATTTCTTGAGGAAAAATGGGTTCTCGTATGCCGAATCGTCTCTCAAAGAGGAAATGATTGAAAAGGATGAACTGGGTTCATTTGATTTCGAGAAATTCTTCTTCCCAATGGTTCCCCCGCCCCCACCAGTGAAAATTCCTTCGACTCTCCGGCGATCGGAGGTTCAGGGTGGAGGTGAATCGTCGCGATCGAACTCTACGTTCGAGGACGATGAGTTTGTGAGCTTCGGGTCTTCCTCTTCAGATGTGTGTTCTTCAG AGCTCATCAATCCATATGAAATTCGGTCAAAATCTCAGGATAATTCTGAAGCTTCATCAGAGAATTTATCTCAGTTTGGCACAGCACGCGATTATCATGACTTTGATATGCAGAATGACCCATTCTGTTGTGATGAGAAAGATGACTGTGACTTCATGACACCCTACTTTGAAGGACTGGACTTCTTTGAATGTCCAAGTGAGGATAAGTTTGTCATGACATCGGAGAATAAGAAGAAACAAGAGAACCCACTGGAAGAGAAATGTCTTTTTTACATTGATTCCTTGAATGACGAAAATGTGGTTCAGGTGGATAATGATAATTTTGATAGAAATAATGACTCTGAAGGAGGCATTCATGGAAAGTCCAAAGGTGTTTCTTCTCATGGTTGTACAGCAGCCTTTTGCAAATGTTGTATGGGAGCTGGAGGTTTTAATGATAATGAAGGCTACCTGAgcactaaaaaaaatgattggagTGATTATGCGTTAAAAGTCATGAGTGACATTTCCTCCGATTGTGAAACTTCTGCACAAGATAAAATAAAGAAGACTAGCTACTCTGCTAAACAGGGTTCCTCAAATGACTTGGTTGAAGGATTTAAGAGTTCCCCTGACTTAAATATGGAGGTTTATGAGAAAGATTTCATACCCAATGGAATTGACAGCTATGAAGTTGGAGATGGTggaaagtcaaatgcagaatccCACAAGCCTGCTGCTTCTACAGAGGAGGACTTTATTGATGAGCTTTTAATGTATGCTACTCATGAGGATGAATATGAAGTATTTGACCTAAGAATCATACACAGAAAAAACAG GACTGGGTTCGAAGAGAACAAGGATCTGCCGATAGTGCTGAATACTGTCGTTGCAGGCAGATATTATGTATCAGAGTATCTGGGTTCGGCTGCTTTCAGTAATGTTGTTCAGGCCCATGATCTTCACACAGGAATGGATGTTTGCCTgaagatcataaaaaataacaaagattTCTTCGATCAGAGTTTGGATGAAATCAAACTTTTAAAGCTGGTCAACAAGCATGACCCTGCTGATGAACGGCACATTTTGCGTCTTTATGACTTCTTTTATCATCGG GAGCATCTCATCATTGTTTGTGAACTCCTCCGGACAAACTTATATGAATTTCAGAAATTCATTCAAGAATCTGGTGGAGAAGCTTACTTTACGTTGAGCAGACTGCAG GTGCTGTTTCCAAATGATTCGATTGTAATGATCCTGGCACGCATGATTGGGATGCTGGGctccattgatcaagagatgtTAGTGCAGGGTCAGGAGACACATAAGTATTTCACGGAAGAATATGATCTCTATTGTATAAACGAG GAGACGGACCAACTGGAATACATAATCCCCGAGTCATCCTCATTGGAGCATCGTCTGCAGGTTAATGATATTGGCTTTATCGACTTTGTGAAAAGCTTGCTCGAAATCAATCCACAGAGGCGTCCGACAGCAGTCGAGGCACTAGAGCACCCATGGCTCTCCCACATCTACTAG
- the LOC122301499 gene encoding dual specificity tyrosine-phosphorylation-regulated kinase 2-like isoform X1 produces the protein MAVSDVDAVMDFLRKNGFSYAESSLKEEMIEKDELGSFDFEKFFFPMVPPPPPVKIPSTLRRSEVQGGGESSRSNSTFEDDEFVSFGSSSSDVCSSELINPYEIRSKSQDNSEASSENLSQFGTARDYHDFDMQNDPFCCDEKDDCDFMTPYFEGLDFFECPSEDKFVMTSENKKKQENPLEEKCLFYIDSLNDENVVQVDNDNFDRNNDSEGGIHGKSKGVSSHGCTAAFCKCCMGAGGFNDNEGYLSTKKNDWSDYALKVMSDISSDCETSAQDKIKKTSYSAKQGSSNDLVEGFKSSPDLNMEVYEKDFIPNGIDSYEVGDGGKSNAESHKPAASTEEDFIDELLMYATHEDEYEVFDLRIIHRKNRTGFEENKDLPIVLNTVVAGRYYVSEYLGSAAFSNVVQAHDLHTGMDVCLKIIKNNKDFFDQSLDEIKLLKLVNKHDPADERHILRLYDFFYHREHLIIVCELLRTNLYEFQKFIQESGGEAYFTLSRLQVITRQCLEALEYLHHLGIIHCDLKPENILIKSYKRCEVKVIDLGSSCFETDNLCLYVQSRSYRAPEVILGLPYDQRIDIWSLGCILAELCSGEVLFPNDSIVMILARMIGMLGSIDQEMLVQGQETHKYFTEEYDLYCINEETDQLEYIIPESSSLEHRLQVNDIGFIDFVKSLLEINPQRRPTAVEALEHPWLSHIY, from the exons ATGGCGGTCTCAGACGTCGATGCAGTAATGGATTTCTTGAGGAAAAATGGGTTCTCGTATGCCGAATCGTCTCTCAAAGAGGAAATGATTGAAAAGGATGAACTGGGTTCATTTGATTTCGAGAAATTCTTCTTCCCAATGGTTCCCCCGCCCCCACCAGTGAAAATTCCTTCGACTCTCCGGCGATCGGAGGTTCAGGGTGGAGGTGAATCGTCGCGATCGAACTCTACGTTCGAGGACGATGAGTTTGTGAGCTTCGGGTCTTCCTCTTCAGATGTGTGTTCTTCAG AGCTCATCAATCCATATGAAATTCGGTCAAAATCTCAGGATAATTCTGAAGCTTCATCAGAGAATTTATCTCAGTTTGGCACAGCACGCGATTATCATGACTTTGATATGCAGAATGACCCATTCTGTTGTGATGAGAAAGATGACTGTGACTTCATGACACCCTACTTTGAAGGACTGGACTTCTTTGAATGTCCAAGTGAGGATAAGTTTGTCATGACATCGGAGAATAAGAAGAAACAAGAGAACCCACTGGAAGAGAAATGTCTTTTTTACATTGATTCCTTGAATGACGAAAATGTGGTTCAGGTGGATAATGATAATTTTGATAGAAATAATGACTCTGAAGGAGGCATTCATGGAAAGTCCAAAGGTGTTTCTTCTCATGGTTGTACAGCAGCCTTTTGCAAATGTTGTATGGGAGCTGGAGGTTTTAATGATAATGAAGGCTACCTGAgcactaaaaaaaatgattggagTGATTATGCGTTAAAAGTCATGAGTGACATTTCCTCCGATTGTGAAACTTCTGCACAAGATAAAATAAAGAAGACTAGCTACTCTGCTAAACAGGGTTCCTCAAATGACTTGGTTGAAGGATTTAAGAGTTCCCCTGACTTAAATATGGAGGTTTATGAGAAAGATTTCATACCCAATGGAATTGACAGCTATGAAGTTGGAGATGGTggaaagtcaaatgcagaatccCACAAGCCTGCTGCTTCTACAGAGGAGGACTTTATTGATGAGCTTTTAATGTATGCTACTCATGAGGATGAATATGAAGTATTTGACCTAAGAATCATACACAGAAAAAACAG GACTGGGTTCGAAGAGAACAAGGATCTGCCGATAGTGCTGAATACTGTCGTTGCAGGCAGATATTATGTATCAGAGTATCTGGGTTCGGCTGCTTTCAGTAATGTTGTTCAGGCCCATGATCTTCACACAGGAATGGATGTTTGCCTgaagatcataaaaaataacaaagattTCTTCGATCAGAGTTTGGATGAAATCAAACTTTTAAAGCTGGTCAACAAGCATGACCCTGCTGATGAACGGCACATTTTGCGTCTTTATGACTTCTTTTATCATCGG GAGCATCTCATCATTGTTTGTGAACTCCTCCGGACAAACTTATATGAATTTCAGAAATTCATTCAAGAATCTGGTGGAGAAGCTTACTTTACGTTGAGCAGACTGCAG GTCATAACTCGTCAATGTTTGGAGGCGTTGGAATACTTGCATCACTTGGGAATTATTCACTGTGATCTAAAGCCAGAGAATATTCTTATCAAAAGTTACAAAAGATGTGAGGTTAAGGTTATTGATCTTGGAAGCAGTTGCTTTGAGACGGACAACTTGTGCCTATATGTACAATCACGTTCCTATCGAGCTCCTGAAGTAATCCTAGGCCTTCCATATGACCAAAGGATTGACATCTGGTCTCTTGGCTGTATCTTGGCTGAGTTATGCTCTGGTGAA GTGCTGTTTCCAAATGATTCGATTGTAATGATCCTGGCACGCATGATTGGGATGCTGGGctccattgatcaagagatgtTAGTGCAGGGTCAGGAGACACATAAGTATTTCACGGAAGAATATGATCTCTATTGTATAAACGAG GAGACGGACCAACTGGAATACATAATCCCCGAGTCATCCTCATTGGAGCATCGTCTGCAGGTTAATGATATTGGCTTTATCGACTTTGTGAAAAGCTTGCTCGAAATCAATCCACAGAGGCGTCCGACAGCAGTCGAGGCACTAGAGCACCCATGGCTCTCCCACATCTACTAG